One Mucilaginibacter ginkgonis genomic region harbors:
- a CDS encoding FAD/NAD(P)-binding protein, with protein sequence MSQPADLVYDIAFIGSGIACTATLTAIIEQLEKAEKKTAPLKVIVIEKYPEWWKGIPYGNRSSVNALTITTLHDFFTDITERDKFLNRFIPQKDKLIASYLKTGGTIAGTWLKSNKNAIEQGDWNNVYFPRSIIGQYLAKTFKALKEQARSKNLIKIDTLTGEAVAVDSQENYKSVIIAIEAHVAQIRARKIVLAIGSAPQRTLTTAFKQQDEALYLNNIHGQDLEMTCEAIKKALKKNLTAQRNIFIAGANASAIELLYLLNDDKELSDLVNNITMLSYGGSLPKGITYTTHAHRLTENLEKLGLKKTYSLAELVEAAKKDILKVIDGDVSVPDVDQIMAKTIALLTPLDIQSKKLFYAVHGVQLARIFRRSGTDYKNAANNLVTKNKLTVLKGSLQNISYNSDGSTSIFYEVEDGVQCLTDHFAVVVNCTGADDLEKTTSKLIQNLINKNGLKINQSRKAFEVDSHLQAAEGIYVIGPLAGGNYNELLYFWHLENASRIIYLSKHLAKELVN encoded by the coding sequence GTATTGCATGTACAGCAACGCTTACGGCTATTATTGAACAACTCGAAAAGGCTGAGAAAAAAACGGCGCCCCTAAAAGTTATTGTAATAGAGAAATATCCGGAGTGGTGGAAAGGCATACCATATGGGAACCGTTCTTCCGTTAATGCGCTCACGATAACAACCTTGCATGATTTCTTCACCGATATTACCGAACGTGACAAATTTCTGAACCGGTTTATACCTCAAAAAGATAAGTTGATTGCTTCTTATCTCAAAACAGGCGGCACTATTGCCGGCACATGGTTAAAGTCAAATAAGAATGCTATTGAGCAAGGCGATTGGAATAATGTTTACTTTCCCCGCTCTATCATTGGCCAATATTTGGCCAAAACGTTTAAGGCCTTAAAGGAACAAGCCCGGTCTAAAAATTTGATAAAGATAGATACGCTAACCGGCGAAGCAGTCGCTGTCGACTCCCAGGAAAACTATAAATCTGTCATAATAGCGATAGAAGCACATGTCGCCCAAATCCGTGCTCGTAAAATCGTATTAGCAATCGGTTCGGCGCCGCAACGCACATTAACTACAGCGTTTAAGCAACAGGATGAGGCGCTATATTTAAATAACATACACGGGCAAGATCTAGAAATGACTTGTGAAGCGATTAAGAAAGCACTGAAAAAAAATCTTACTGCACAACGCAACATCTTCATTGCGGGTGCAAATGCAAGCGCTATTGAATTACTTTATCTGTTGAACGATGATAAGGAGTTAAGTGACTTGGTCAACAATATAACCATGTTATCCTACGGCGGATCTTTACCAAAAGGGATCACATACACCACTCATGCACATCGCCTCACAGAAAACCTGGAGAAACTCGGGCTAAAGAAAACTTACAGTCTTGCAGAACTTGTAGAAGCTGCTAAGAAAGATATTTTAAAAGTGATTGACGGCGACGTCTCTGTTCCCGATGTAGACCAAATAATGGCTAAGACCATAGCATTGTTGACACCCCTGGATATACAATCGAAGAAATTATTCTACGCTGTACATGGCGTACAATTGGCGCGAATTTTCCGCAGGTCCGGTACAGATTATAAAAACGCTGCTAACAACCTTGTAACAAAAAATAAATTGACGGTTTTAAAGGGTAGTCTTCAAAATATCAGTTACAATTCAGATGGCTCAACAAGCATATTCTACGAAGTGGAAGACGGGGTGCAATGCCTTACCGATCATTTTGCTGTGGTTGTTAATTGTACCGGTGCTGATGATCTTGAAAAGACTACATCAAAACTTATCCAAAATCTGATTAACAAAAACGGCCTTAAAATAAATCAATCACGCAAAGCATTTGAGGTAGACAGTCATCTGCAAGCAGCTGAGGGTATCTATGTGATCGGTCCTTTGGCCGGTGGCAATTACAACGAGTTGTTATACTTCTGGCATCTGGAAAATGCATCCAGAATAATTTATTTATCAAAACACCTTGCCAAAGAGTTGGTTAACTGA